The segment CCTTGTTGAAGATTTAGATCTTAGTTATAGGGCACAAATGAAAGGTTGGAAATGTCTATTTTTACCTGACATAGTAGTTGATGCTGAACTTCCAGTTCAAATGAATGGTGCAAAAAGGCAACAGTTCCGTTGGGCTAAAGGATCAATACAATGTGCCGTAAAACTACTTGGAGATATTCTAGTTAAAAGAAAAATAGCATTTGATACTAAACTTCAAGCTTTCATCCAACTTACTAGACATATTGTTTTCCCATTAATGTTAATACAATTCATTACACTTCCAATACTTCTTGCATCTGAAGTTAATCTTTACATTGTTAGCTTTTTACCTGCATTAACTCTTGCAACATATCTTGCTATGGGACCTGGTGCATATCTTCTTGTTATTCATAAAATGTACAAAAATGATTGGAAAGCAAAGGCCAAAGCATTACCATATCTACTTGTTTACTCAATTGGAATGTCTGTAAATAACACTGTAGCAGTATTTGATGGCGTGTTTGGAAAAAAGAATGAATTTCTTAGAACTCCAAAATATGGAATTGTTAAAAATGATGATGATTGGCGAGATAAAGCATACAATTTACCATTTTCAAAGACCACTTTACTGGAAATGTTCTTTGCCGTATACGGTATGCTCGGAATATTCATAGCAATATTTTCTAATAATCCAATATTTGTGCCTATAATTGCTTTACAGGCTCTTGGATTCTTTTACATTGCGTGGCTAAGCTTCTCTCATACAAGATATAAAAGACCACAATCCACAAAGCATCAATTAACAAAGGAAGAAAAAATGGCTAATCGTTTCTATAAACTTGCACTCGGCGGAATATTCGCAATAATCATAATTGGTGGTTACATGGCATTCACTGGTTATGCTAACGATGTATATCCTCTTGATCAATCTGTAGGTTTCTTAGATAGAATTGTAGCAACATCAGATCCTCAATCAATCATTGCTGATATTAATTCAATTAAAGCAAACTTACCTGAAACAGGTAATCCTGTTTGGATC is part of the Candidatus Nitrosopelagicus brevis genome and harbors:
- a CDS encoding cellulose synthase family protein gives rise to the protein MEGNPFTQFVFQIFIFCAILIIGYTCNFYYLAFLSSRRKENDSVIEVGEPTITIQLPIYNEKYVATRLVDAVCQQDYPKDKMRIMVLDDSDDDTVETMSNTVKKYQSLGFDIEHVRRGTRTGYKAGALKHAMKSTDSEFVAIFDADFIPPTWYLKKAMPHFAKSNIGLVQCRWGHINENYSALTQAQALNLDFHFLVEQKAKSNSKLFMNFNGTAGIWRKECIDDAGGWHTATLVEDLDLSYRAQMKGWKCLFLPDIVVDAELPVQMNGAKRQQFRWAKGSIQCAVKLLGDILVKRKIAFDTKLQAFIQLTRHIVFPLMLIQFITLPILLASEVNLYIVSFLPALTLATYLAMGPGAYLLVIHKMYKNDWKAKAKALPYLLVYSIGMSVNNTVAVFDGVFGKKNEFLRTPKYGIVKNDDDWRDKAYNLPFSKTTLLEMFFAVYGMLGIFIAIFSNNPIFVPIIALQALGFFYIAWLSFSHTRYKRPQSTKHQLTKEEKMANRFYKLALGGIFAIIIIGGYMAFTGYANDVYPLDQSVGFLDRIVATSDPQSIIADINSIKANLPETGNPVWIFPTDSTNFVRIQADLDTMLISAEKIAAVPTDSAAYHTGMLDINSRSVLIQENISDAIPYMYVSFSNIIFSSIWIAAILGIFAVLNKKKQKMQEYDVSQDV